The proteins below come from a single Isoptericola dokdonensis DS-3 genomic window:
- a CDS encoding DMT family transporter, which produces MAWLILLLSAVCEAVWATALGESEGLSRLGPSIVFFVALAASMTGLGWAVRRIPLGTAYAVWVGVGAALTVTYAMATGEEAVSAAKVVFLVGIVGAVVGLKLVPHDAPAVETDSGAAHD; this is translated from the coding sequence ATGGCTTGGCTGATCCTGCTGCTCAGCGCCGTCTGCGAGGCCGTCTGGGCCACCGCGCTCGGGGAGTCCGAGGGTCTCTCCCGCCTCGGGCCCAGCATCGTGTTCTTCGTCGCCCTGGCCGCGTCCATGACGGGCCTCGGCTGGGCCGTGCGCCGTATCCCGCTCGGCACCGCCTACGCCGTGTGGGTGGGCGTCGGCGCGGCCCTCACCGTGACCTATGCGATGGCCACCGGCGAGGAGGCGGTCTCCGCCGCCAAGGTCGTGTTCCTCGTCGGGATCGTGGGCGCCGTCGTCGGCCTCAAGCTGGTCCCGCACGACGCGCCCGCCGTCGAGACGGACTCCGGCGCCGCGCACGACTGA
- a CDS encoding DMT family transporter, translated as MAWIVLIVSGVLEAVWAAALSASEGFRKPRPTLLFVVALALSMAGLAWAMTDLPTGTAYAVWVGIGATLTVVWGFVTGQERATRARVLLLVLLVGSVIGLKVVS; from the coding sequence ATGGCATGGATCGTCCTGATCGTCTCCGGGGTGCTGGAGGCCGTGTGGGCCGCCGCGCTCTCCGCCTCCGAGGGCTTCCGCAAGCCCCGCCCCACCCTCCTGTTCGTCGTCGCGCTGGCGCTGAGCATGGCCGGCCTCGCCTGGGCGATGACCGACCTCCCCACCGGCACCGCGTACGCGGTCTGGGTCGGGATCGGCGCCACCCTCACCGTCGTGTGGGGGTTCGTCACCGGTCAGGAGCGCGCCACCCGCGCGCGCGTCCTGCTGCTCGTGCTGCTCGTCGGCTCCGTCATCGGCCTCAAGGTGGTGAGCTGA
- a CDS encoding GyrI-like domain-containing protein, whose product MADDAPAPHVTAPVHPKIDLKKLHGELYAPPRGRFVEVDVPPLTYLAVDGEGDPNTAPDYAAAVEALFALSYALKFASRRRLGRDYVVAPLEGLWTADDPGTFVRREKDAWRWTMLVLQPDWVGTDLVTDVTAQVRTAKDLPALDLVERRTITEGRSVQTLHVGSYDDEGPVLADLHDDHLPTHGLTFAGPHHEIYLSDVRRTAPERLRTVLRQPVRPL is encoded by the coding sequence ATGGCCGACGACGCCCCCGCACCGCACGTCACCGCGCCCGTGCACCCCAAGATCGACCTCAAGAAGCTCCACGGCGAGCTGTACGCCCCGCCGCGCGGGAGGTTCGTCGAGGTCGACGTGCCACCCCTGACCTACCTCGCCGTCGACGGCGAGGGCGACCCCAACACGGCACCCGACTACGCGGCGGCCGTCGAGGCGCTGTTCGCCCTGTCGTACGCCCTGAAGTTCGCGAGCCGACGACGCCTCGGCCGGGACTACGTCGTCGCCCCGCTGGAGGGCCTGTGGACGGCCGACGACCCGGGCACGTTCGTCCGCCGCGAGAAGGACGCGTGGCGGTGGACGATGCTCGTGCTCCAGCCCGACTGGGTCGGCACCGACCTCGTCACCGACGTCACCGCGCAGGTCCGTACCGCCAAGGACCTGCCCGCCCTCGACCTCGTGGAACGGCGGACGATCACCGAGGGGCGCAGCGTCCAGACCCTGCACGTCGGGTCGTACGACGACGAGGGGCCGGTGCTCGCCGACCTGCACGACGACCACCTGCCCACCCACGGGCTGACGTTCGCCGGGCCGCACCACGAGATCTACCTGAGCGACGTGCGCCGCACCGCGCCCGAGCGACTGCGCACCGTGCTCCGGCAGCCCGTGCGACCCCTCTGA
- a CDS encoding DedA family protein, with protein sequence MSLASLLPAETHPQEGYDGFIGWVLSLMETLGEVGVGIAVLVETFVPPIPSEAVLPAAGFLAYEGRMNAWWAIVAATLGAVIGAWVWWYLGRLLGRDRTRALVEAIPLMEGEDFDKAEAFFAKWGRVAVLLGRCVPLVRSFISIPAGIERMPFWSFTLYTAIGSGVWNAIWVGLGYAFGPAIRPVLEQWSGILSNAVLVVIALLLVWFVVVRLLRRRRDRRAATEPRG encoded by the coding sequence ATGAGCCTGGCCAGCCTGCTGCCTGCCGAGACCCACCCCCAGGAGGGGTACGACGGGTTCATCGGCTGGGTGCTGAGCCTCATGGAGACCCTGGGTGAGGTGGGGGTCGGTATCGCCGTGCTGGTGGAGACGTTCGTGCCACCCATCCCGTCGGAGGCCGTCCTGCCGGCCGCCGGGTTCCTCGCCTACGAGGGCCGCATGAACGCGTGGTGGGCGATCGTCGCCGCGACGCTCGGCGCCGTGATCGGCGCCTGGGTGTGGTGGTATCTCGGACGCCTCCTCGGACGGGACCGCACGCGCGCGCTCGTCGAGGCCATCCCCCTGATGGAGGGCGAGGACTTCGACAAGGCGGAGGCGTTCTTCGCGAAGTGGGGCCGGGTCGCCGTGCTGCTGGGCCGCTGCGTCCCCCTGGTGCGCAGCTTCATCTCCATCCCGGCGGGCATCGAACGGATGCCGTTCTGGTCCTTCACGCTGTACACCGCGATCGGTTCCGGGGTGTGGAACGCGATCTGGGTGGGCCTCGGCTACGCGTTCGGTCCCGCCATCAGGCCGGTGCTGGAGCAGTGGAGCGGAATCCTGTCGAACGCCGTGCTCGTCGTGATCGCCCTGCTCCTGGTCTGGTTCGTCGTCGTGCGCCTGCTACGTCGTCGCCGCGACCGCCGCGCCGCCACGGAGCCGCGGGGCTGA
- a CDS encoding type II toxin-antitoxin system prevent-host-death family antitoxin — MDTLDRQITTRALRDGLSDVVSRVAFGHERVGITRNGKLTAVLVDVDDFATLERLEDAADVAAYDEATAEDDGTRYELREVAAELGL, encoded by the coding sequence ATGGACACCCTCGATCGGCAGATCACCACGCGCGCTCTCCGCGACGGACTTTCCGACGTCGTCAGCCGCGTCGCGTTCGGCCACGAGCGAGTCGGTATCACCCGCAACGGCAAGCTCACCGCTGTCCTGGTCGACGTCGACGACTTCGCCACCCTCGAACGCCTCGAGGACGCCGCCGACGTCGCCGCGTACGACGAGGCCACGGCGGAGGACGACGGCACCCGGTACGAGCTGCGTGAGGTTGCAGCCGAGCTCGGCCTGTGA
- a CDS encoding type II toxin-antitoxin system RelE family toxin: protein MTAPDPGRRYSVIVTKRAKKDLAALDRKTARRVVDALLALETTPRPPGCKKLTGREAYRVRIGDYRAIYTVEDDLLVVEVIRVGHRRDVYR from the coding sequence GTGACGGCACCCGACCCGGGTCGCCGCTACAGCGTCATCGTCACCAAGCGGGCCAAGAAGGACCTCGCGGCGCTCGACCGGAAGACGGCCCGCCGCGTCGTCGATGCGCTGTTGGCGCTCGAGACGACACCTCGTCCGCCCGGCTGCAAGAAGCTCACCGGCCGTGAGGCCTATCGCGTGCGCATCGGGGACTACCGAGCGATCTACACGGTCGAGGACGACCTCCTCGTGGTCGAGGTGATCCGCGTCGGCCATCGTCGCGACGTCTATCGGTAG
- a CDS encoding PspC domain-containing protein: protein MSSNPQQPRKFYRPTQGRVLGGVCAGIADYFGWSRTTVRVLAALSVLIPGPQVLAYIVCWILVPDQRKAFA, encoded by the coding sequence ATGAGCAGCAACCCGCAGCAGCCCCGCAAGTTCTACCGCCCGACCCAGGGCCGCGTCCTCGGCGGCGTGTGCGCCGGGATCGCCGACTACTTCGGCTGGAGCCGCACCACGGTGCGGGTCCTCGCCGCGCTCTCCGTCCTGATCCCGGGACCCCAGGTCCTCGCCTATATCGTGTGCTGGATCCTGGTGCCGGACCAGCGCAAGGCGTTCGCCTGA